One Candidatus Margulisiibacteriota bacterium genomic window, GCGCGCAGTTTATCCATATTGGGTTTGCCGGCCTTGCACTCTTTGACAAACTCGTCGGCAAATTCGCCGCTCTGAATGCGTTTTAGCACATCTTTCATTCTGGCTTTGACCGAAGCGTCGATGATTTTCGGCCCGACAGTCAGGTCGCCGTATTCGGCCGTGTTGGAAATAGAATAACGCATACCGGCCAGACCGTGTTTGTAGATCAGATCGACGATCAGCTTCATTTCATGCAGACATTCAAAATACGCCATGGTCGGCTGATAACCAGCTTCGACCAGAGTTTCAAATCCGGCTGTGACCAGCGCGGACATGCCGCCGCACAGCACGGCCTGTTCGCCGAAAAGATCAGTCTCGGTTTCTTCTTTGAAAGTCGTTTCAAAAATTCCCGCGCGCGTGCCGCCGATCGCTTTGGCATAAGCCATGGCGATATTCCGCGCCTGACCGCTGTGGTCTTGCTGCACCGCAAACAAATCCGGCACCCCCGCGCCCTCGGTGTAAAGCTGGCGCACCATGTGGCCGGGGCCTTTGGGCGCGACCATGATCACATCAATGTCTGGGGGCGGCGCGATATATTTGAAATGGATATTGAAGCCGTGGGCAAAAGCCAGAATATTGCCCGGCTGCAGATTTTTCTCAATGTCCTGCTTGTATATATCCGCCGCGAATTCATCAGGCGTCAGCATCATGATCAGGTCGGCTTTTTTGGCCGCGTCAGCCGGAGGCAGTACCTCAAAACCGGCTTCTTTGGCCGCCGCCGCGTGCGCGCTGTCTGGCCGCAGACCGATGACGACCCGCAAGCCGCTGTCTTTCATGTTGAGCGCGTGAGCGTGCCCCTGCGAGCCGTAGCCGATCACCGCGATCGTTTTGTCTTGCAATATGCTGATATCGGCGTCCTTATCATAATATGTTTGCACCATTTTACTGCACTCCTTTTTTTAGAATTAAGTACCCGCCCAGGAATACGCTGTCGACGGCGAGCGCCACCCATATTAAACCAAAATCCAAATAATATAAAGCAAACAAATAAGGCGCGCCGGCCGCGATCAGCCAGCTCCAGAGCGATTTAAATCCGGCGCGTCCATGCAGAACAAAATAACTGGCCGCCAAAAATAAATAAAGACCGGCATTCAAGCGATTGTGAATGAAAATATATACGGCGGCTTTTAAGCAGGTCAGCCCTAAAAAAAGCAAAAATAAATCCAGTCTGGCCTGGGGCTGAGAATGAATTTTAGCGGAAGAATGATGTTTTTTTAGCACTATTTTTTGCCTCTGCTCAAAGCGATCTTGCCGGTGCGCACGACGGCCTGCAGGCCGTATTTTTCCAGCAGAGCTTCCAGACCCTCGATTTTGGCGGTGTCGCCGGTCGCTTCTATTATCATGCTGCCTTCAGCGATGTCTATGACTTTGGCGCGAAAAGCGCTGGCCAGCGCGTATATTTCGTGGCGGGTTTTCGGCGCGGCGTTGACCTTGAATAAAACCATTTCACGGCTGATGAATTCACCCTGTGACAGATCCAAAACTTTTTTCACGTCGGGCAGTTTGTTCAGCTGTTTACTGATCTGTTCCAGTATCTCGTCATTGCCGTGCACGACCAGCGTGATACGCGACACGTCTTTGGTTTCCGTGGGGCCGACCGCCAGCGAATCGATATTGTAAGCGCGGCGGCTGAAAAGCCCGGCCACCCGCGCCAGCACGCCGGGTTTATTGTCCACGATTACCGCGATAATATGTTTCATTTTAGCGCTCCAGTTTTCGGCAGCAACATTTTGTTTAACGTGCCGCCAGCCGGCACCATCGGCAGCACATTTTCGTCACGCGCCACTAAAATATTGACCAAGACCGCGCCTTTGTACGCTAAAACTTCCTGAAGCTGCTTGGCCAGATTTTGCGGATCCTCGATCTGCACGCCTTTGAGGCCGTAAGCCTCGGCTAGTTTGAGAAAATCCGGCTGACATTCCGCCATATCGGTATGCGAGTAATGTTCATGGTAAAACAATTCCTGCCACTGGCGCACCATGCCCAGCCAGCGGTTGTTGATGATCAGGATCTTGACCGGCAGTTTATTGGTGGCGATAGTGCCCAGCTCCTGCAAATTCATCTGGATGCCGCCGTCGCCGGCCAGACAAATAATTTGTTCTTTAGGATAGGCCGCCGCCGCGCCCATTGCCGCGGGGAGAGCGAAACCCATCGTGCCCAGACCGCCGGAGGAAAGGAAATGCCGCGGAGACTCTATCCGTAAATACTGCGCCGCAAACATTTGATGCGTGCCGACGTCGGTGATATATACCGCGCGGCCTTTGGTCAGGTCATTCAAAACTTCACAGACCTGCTGTGGTCTGATCGTTTTGCTATCTTTAACATAAGTTAGCGGAAAATCTTTTTGCCATTTGGCGATCTGCTGGAGCCACCCGGCGCGCGGCGCGATTTTTGTTTTTTTCAGCGCGGCCAGCATTTCTTTGAGTATTTCCCGCGCGTCACCGATGATCGGCACGTCTGCCGGCACGCATTTGTTGATCTCCGCCGGATCAATATCCGCGTGAATGATCCTGGCCTGCCGCGCAAAAAGCTGCGGATTGCCGGTGATGCGGTCGTCAAAACGCATGCCGATCGCAAAGATCACATCGGCTGCGCATAGCGCGTAATTCACCGCCGCCGAGCCGTGCATACCCGGCATACCCAGATAACCAGCGGTGTCCGGCGGGATCAGGCCGAGCCCCAGCAGCGTGGTGGTTACCGGCATTCCCGTGATTTGTATAAATTCCGCTAATTCTTTGGCCGCGTTGGCTGTGCTGACGCCGCCGCCAGCGATGACCAGCGGCCGCTCAGCTGACAAAAGCAATTCCACCGCCTGCTTGATCTGGCG contains:
- the ilvC gene encoding ketol-acid reductoisomerase, whose translation is MVQTYYDKDADISILQDKTIAVIGYGSQGHAHALNMKDSGLRVVIGLRPDSAHAAAAKEAGFEVLPPADAAKKADLIMMLTPDEFAADIYKQDIEKNLQPGNILAFAHGFNIHFKYIAPPPDIDVIMVAPKGPGHMVRQLYTEGAGVPDLFAVQQDHSGQARNIAMAYAKAIGGTRAGIFETTFKEETETDLFGEQAVLCGGMSALVTAGFETLVEAGYQPTMAYFECLHEMKLIVDLIYKHGLAGMRYSISNTAEYGDLTVGPKIIDASVKARMKDVLKRIQSGEFADEFVKECKAGKPNMDKLRA
- the ilvN gene encoding acetolactate synthase small subunit, with amino-acid sequence MKHIIAVIVDNKPGVLARVAGLFSRRAYNIDSLAVGPTETKDVSRITLVVHGNDEILEQISKQLNKLPDVKKVLDLSQGEFISREMVLFKVNAAPKTRHEIYALASAFRAKVIDIAEGSMIIEATGDTAKIEGLEALLEKYGLQAVVRTGKIALSRGKK
- the ilvB gene encoding biosynthetic-type acetolactate synthase large subunit codes for the protein LVTAIATAYMDSAPLVAITGQVGTTQIGKDAFQEADMTGITMPITKHNYLVKNVNELARTVKEAFHLARTGRPGPVLIDIPSDICKQDAEFKYPEKIDLPNYKPTLRGNPRQIKQAVELLLSAERPLVIAGGGVSTANAAKELAEFIQITGMPVTTTLLGLGLIPPDTAGYLGMPGMHGSAAVNYALCAADVIFAIGMRFDDRITGNPQLFARQARIIHADIDPAEINKCVPADVPIIGDAREILKEMLAALKKTKIAPRAGWLQQIAKWQKDFPLTYVKDSKTIRPQQVCEVLNDLTKGRAVYITDVGTHQMFAAQYLRIESPRHFLSSGGLGTMGFALPAAMGAAAAYPKEQIICLAGDGGIQMNLQELGTIATNKLPVKILIINNRWLGMVRQWQELFYHEHYSHTDMAECQPDFLKLAEAYGLKGVQIEDPQNLAKQLQEVLAYKGAVLVNILVARDENVLPMVPAGGTLNKMLLPKTGALK